From the genome of bacterium:
TGCCGGTGTGCCGGCTGACGCCGAAGTGAAACCAGGAATGACGACTTAACGTATGCCTCTCAATAATCTTCCCCTACATATTACCACCAGCTCCGCCGAACAGACCCAATCCTTCGGGCATACGCTGGCCTCCCGTTTATTGCCCGGGGATGTGATCTGCCTGTGGGGCGACCTGGGCAGTGGCAAGACCACCCTGACCCAGGGCATCTGCCGGGGCCTGCAGTCAAAGGAGATGGCGGTCAGTCCCAGTTACGGTCTGATCCACGAGTACCAGGGGATCTGCGACATCTATCACCTGGACCTGTACCGGCTGGAAAACTCAGCCCAGGCCGAGGAGATCGGCGTCACGGAATATCTTTACGGCCGGGGGATCTCCATCCTGGAATGGGCGGAGC
Proteins encoded in this window:
- the tsaE gene encoding tRNA (adenosine(37)-N6)-threonylcarbamoyltransferase complex ATPase subunit type 1 TsaE, which produces MPLNNLPLHITTSSAEQTQSFGHTLASRLLPGDVICLWGDLGSGKTTLTQGICRGLQSKEMAVSPSYGLIHEYQGICDIYHLDLYRLENSAQAEEIGVTEYLYGRGISILEWAERIRDILPECRLDIHLTRLDQQTRIIEIKTSGNNWNDRFNN